In the genome of Photobacterium sp. TLY01, one region contains:
- a CDS encoding hydrogen peroxide-inducible genes activator: MSKFPSLKQLHYLVTLYETRHFGEAAKQCFVSQSTLSSGIQNLEDLVGCQLIERDNKALVFTTTGEEVVVRSRELLARTQDMMELSKSGEDQMAGQVRLGCIPTIAPFLLGDLVQAVNRRHPQLHLLLREDTTDNLLSALRNGDMDVLILALPVEISGMHSQIVGRDPFKMVISKNQASKVNVPLRYTDLPDESVFLLEKEHCLTGHAVSACQLTSKEKINPFAATSLHTLVQMVSNGLGSTFIPQMAIKHGLADNPDLVILDPPGQAAYREIGLVWRPTSSRIATFQSLAEIVTELL; the protein is encoded by the coding sequence ATGAGCAAATTTCCGTCGCTTAAACAGCTCCATTATCTGGTCACACTTTATGAAACCCGCCATTTTGGCGAAGCCGCTAAACAGTGTTTCGTCAGTCAGTCCACACTCAGTTCAGGCATTCAGAATCTGGAAGATCTGGTTGGCTGCCAGCTGATTGAACGGGACAACAAAGCCCTGGTTTTTACCACCACAGGTGAAGAAGTGGTGGTCCGCAGCCGCGAACTGCTGGCCAGAACACAGGATATGATGGAGCTGTCGAAAAGCGGTGAGGATCAGATGGCCGGTCAGGTCCGGCTGGGATGTATTCCGACCATCGCCCCTTTCTTACTGGGCGATTTAGTACAGGCGGTCAATCGCAGGCATCCGCAGCTTCACCTGCTGCTGCGCGAAGACACGACGGACAATCTGCTCAGTGCCTTACGCAATGGTGACATGGATGTGCTGATCCTGGCACTGCCGGTTGAGATCAGTGGCATGCACAGCCAGATTGTTGGGCGCGATCCCTTCAAGATGGTGATCAGTAAAAACCAGGCCTCAAAAGTGAATGTTCCGCTGCGCTATACCGATTTACCGGATGAATCTGTCTTTCTGCTGGAGAAAGAACATTGTCTTACCGGCCATGCGGTGTCGGCGTGCCAGCTGACCAGTAAAGAAAAGATAAATCCGTTTGCGGCGACCAGCTTACATACTCTGGTGCAGATGGTATCCAATGGCCTGGGCTCAACCTTTATCCCGCAAATGGCAATCAAGCATGGGTTGGCGGATAACCCGGATCTGGTGATCTTAGATCCGCCCGGGCAGGCCGCTTATCGTGAAATAGGCCTGGTCTGGCGGCCGACCTCAAGCCGTATTGCCACTTTTCAGTCCCTGGCAGAGATAGTCACCGAGCTGCTTTAA